CAAAGAGGGCATTCCTAGAGGAACAAGGAAACTGCTTCCAGATTGCCTTTCCCCTGCCACTGGAGATGTAGAGGGCACGGTTCCCATGGAAAAGTCCCAGCTTCAGCAACTCTGCCCTCCCTGTAGAGTGTTCCATGGCACCCACCTTTCTCCATATGTAAGTTTCTCAGATTTTAGGGCCTTTCCTGCCACAGAGACTAAAAACAGAGGTGAGATGTACAGGTGAGGATGATCTGGGGCCACTTAGAAAGCACTGCATACAGATGAGGGGTTCCTCACTGCATTTTAAAGAGGGAAGTATGTTGttctccagaaaacaaaacaagtctaAGCTGACTCATTTTGAAAACTGGAGTTCCCTCCGAGAAGATGTTGGGGAAGGAAGTGGATGTTTTACTTAGCAAATTCATTCTGAGTGCAGGGGCCACTTCATACCTGTGATTTGCATTAATCACCCATAATCCCCACCCATAATCCCTACCCATAAGGATAGAAGTGCTATCCTTCTTCCTATTTTACAGCCAGGAAACCCTcaaatctgttttgttcacctCAGGACTCCAGGTGCAGCATCCAGAGTCTGCAAGCTGGCGATCGAACATCACTGCCCTGGGGGCAGGGCTCCCCCACCTGCAGAGCCATGGAAGGAGCCCAACCTTGGGGAGACCCTGCAGGGGTCCGAGCCCAGGATGGTTAGCAGGCGGTACCTGAGCTCCCTGAAGAACAAGCTGTCCAGTGGGGCCTGGCGGAAATCTTGCCAGCCTGGGACCGACCCTGGGCTAGGGACACAGGTGCCTAAGGGCTAGAGCATAAGTGGGGAGCTGGGGGGACCCCTTCACTGACCTCCTCCCAGAAAATTCTCTCCGAGCCAAAGCCAGCACTTTCCTAGGTGGGGGTCTTATGTCACCAGAGATCAATTGACAGCTAGATTCTCTCCTCTTAATGGCCTTTGGTTAATGCCTACAGCGCACCCCACTGTTGGCATCATTTCCCGTGCCCCTCACTGAGGGAATCTTTTAGGCAAGGACATGAAAACTCAGACAGCTTAAAGAACTTGTCCGAGGCCACGCAGCTTAGAAGGGTCTCCATTTTGTCAACTGGTACCCTTCCCAAGTGTGGCCTCAGTTTATCCACCGAAGAAGGCAACAATTCCAACTAGAAATAGAGGCTAGTGCAAATGCTGCCGTTAGACTGATCCTGGATGGGTCACCTGCCCAGTCTGGGTGTCGATTTGATTGTCTTTGAAGTTCAAGGGCTAGGGTGCATGACCCTGTAcaccctggagccagaccaccaGGGGTCATGCCCCAGCTCTTCTGCTttctaactgtgtgaccttgggcaaagcaCTTTTAAAGTGCCTCTTTGTGCCGttccctcatttataaaatggggagggTGATCATGTGGTGGCTGAGtacaatttattatttctcacaaaTCTCTGGGTTGACTAGAAAGCTCCCTATGGTTCTTCTATTGGTCTCACTTGGGGCTTGTGTTAGCTAGCTTGGGCCTGCCATGACAAAATGCTACAAACTGGGCGATTTACTGGAAATAGATTTCCTTAtgattctggagactggaagtccaagattaaggtacTGGAAGGGTGGGTGTCTGGTGAAGGCTCTTGTCCTGGCTTATCAATGGCTTTtgtctcactgtgtcctcatgcACATACTCTCCTGGGGTCTGTCCCTACTCTTCTAAGGACTCCGGTCCTGTTGGATGAGGACTTCacccttatgacttcatttaattgTAATTATCACCTTCAAGGCCCTATGTCCAAATACAGTCGTATTGGGGCTTTAGATCTTCAACGTatggatttggggaggggggcacaaTTCAGCCCATGATAGAGTTTCTCCCATGACTGCAGTCAGATGGTGACCAGTGCTGGAATGCCCGAGACAGCTCAGTTCTCAAGCCCAGTATCTGGGTAGGGACAGTAGAAGCTGGGTTCAGCTGGGGTGCTGGCACAGCTGGGCCCttggctctctctctgactgaggTCTTTGGGCCTCTTCTCTCAATAAGTCCTCTCCATCAGGGCAGCCAAATTTCCAGTTGTGGTGGTTCCTGGCTCCCAAAAGAGCATAAGCTTCCAAGAAGCTTCCAAACCTTTTAGGCCTTTGGACCAGGTCTGGCATAGCCCCACTTCCTGCCTCATTCTTTGTTAAAGTGATCCTGGCGCCAGCCTAGATGCACTGTGGGAGGGCATGAGTGCCGGGAAGTGGGCGTTCACTGGGACATCTTTGGAGACTATACCCAGGGTCCCCATCAGAGGAGACCAAagctgtctctctccttctccttctcccccttgaCCCGACTGCAGGAGCCTGAGGAAAAGAGGATCGTCCAGGAGCTCCTGGAGACAGAGAAGGCCTACGTGGCCCGCCTACATCTGCTAGACCAGGTCAGGGGCCAGAATACTGCCCTGTCCTGCTCTGAGCCCCAGCACGCagttctcctctccccaccttcaTTCTCCCTTATGTGTACCTCACTGGCGCTGAGAGTTAGGACCTGGCATGTGATTCGAGGAAGTTTCAGTCTTTCACCCCCATTGGCTGGAGCTGGGGCAGAAATGAGGATTTAGGGAATTGATGCCACCTGCCATTCCAGCCCTGGTGCCCAGGCCGGCACCTCGCATGTAGCCTTCCCTGCAGCGCACAGAGTCCTCATCTGTTACCCCCACACCCAACATCCTCACTGTTATTAGACTTCACACATTCTTAAGAAGCCCCAAGCCTGAGGGTTAAATATTTGTGCATTTGGAGCATGATCCTTAGCTTGGTGAAGTCCAAGACCTTGACTGACACGAGGTGGGCCCATTTCTGACATTCATCAGCGGCCAGCCCCCGGTCAAGTCCCTGAGCCTCTAGGCCTTCATttgcccatctgtaaagtgggcagAATACAGCCCTTTCTGTCTCTTCCTGAGGCTGTTTCGAGGATGATGGGAGGCTGAAGAGGGTGAAAGCATCCCCCAGACCACAGAAGGGCCCGGAAAGGCCCCAGGCTGTGCCTGTCTCCGCCTGGGCAGgtgtgcggggtgggggtggggggctcttctCAGCCATGGACCTAGTGACTGGCAGGTGCGGCTGCAGGTGTTCTTCCAGGAGCTGCTGAGGGAGGCCCGCGCCAGCAAGGCCTTCCCCGAGGACGTGGTCAGGCTCATCTTCTCCAACATCTCCTCCATCTACCAGTTCCACGCACAGTTCTTCCTCCCGGAGCTGCAGCGGCGGCTGGACGACTGGTGAGAGGTCCTCCATAAACACCCGAGCCCCCACGGCCGCAGCCCAGGCCGGGACAGGGTGCAGACCCCCGCGGCACTGGCTTTGGCCTGTTCGGACCCCTGCCCCTGCTGATGGAGACCATCAGCTCCCCTGGGCTCAGTCTGCGTTCACAGTAAGGGGCTTGGACACGCGGGTGCTAAGGGGCTGtgtgtgggctgtgtgtgtgtgtgtgtgtgtcctggggAACGGGGTGTGTCGGTCCCCAGCAGGCTGAGGGACTTCAGAGCCAGTGGAAAGAGGCAGTGCTAACTGAGGGCTTCTGACATAGCCGGCCTTGGGTTTCACACCTATGAACTCACTGATTCTTCAAACCCATCTCCTGTGCGGTGATGCAAGGAACTGTCTTCATTTTCAGAGATGACCACTGAAGCATTTGGTGGAGGGATTacttgcttcatatattttgctaAAGAAATGCCACAAGGACTGGGGTGTCCTTTAAAATTCTTCAGCAAAGAGAAATGTCCATAGTTGTTGAATTCAGAGTCGGATTTATAGGGCCtcattattatattctttttccttcatgaCGGCTTAAAGTTTTTCATGATAAAATGTGGgttggtttttgttatttttattttattttgaagatttaaaaaaagattttatttatttgagagacagagagagtgagtaggagggagagggagggagaatctgaagcagactccactctgagctcagagccagacaaagggctcaatcccatgaccctgagatcatgacctgagctgaaaccaggagtcagacacttgaccaaattcaccacctagacacccctgggtgttttgttgttactgttttaaaGATGACCTTATGCTTACCACCATTCCTGCTTTTTTTCCAATGGGAGAATGGAGTTACAGAGAGGCTAGAGTAAGTGGAACAGTTGGGAATCAAACTCAGGAAGGCCAGCTTGAGGGACCGTGGGGCCCCTCATCGCTGTGCTGTCACAGCCCCTGGGCTGATCTTCAGGCCCTACCACGATATGACCCTGCATATGTTCTTACCCCTCTGGGGCTGTTCCGTCATCTCTAAGATGGGCCGATGACCACCCCTCACAGAGGTGTGAGAATTAAATGGGGTGAGACCCGTGGCGTGTCTTGGACGGTGCTTGGCTTCTGGCCCTTGCTGCCATTACATCAGCTGCCTCAAGTGGTTTCGGGATGTGCGGTGGGGGCCTGACGCTATGCTGGGTCTGCGGGTGGAAGAGAGCAGCATCTGCCCTCGGGGCTCAGAGTCTGAGGGGGCTGGACCCCACACATGTGGGTGAGGGTGATGAGCCCCCATGCCTGCACCCAGAAGTGCAGCGGAAGGACTGTTTTGGGGGGTTGTGTGGTTCAGAGAGCCTGGCCTAACCTGACCCTGCCTGAAGTCAAGAGAGGAGGTCCTCGGGCTGAAGGCAGTACAGGTGGCCCTCTTCCAGGACAGCTACCCCCCGCATCGGTGACGTCATCCAGAAACTGGCCCCATTCCTGAAGATGTACAGTGAGTATGTCAAGAACTTTGAGCGAGCGGCTGAGCTGCTGGCCAGCTGGACTGACAAGTCTGCCCCCTTCCAGGAGGTGATCACCCGCATTCAGGTGAGGCTGGGCAAGGGCTGGGGCCCAGCCTGCACCGCCACCCCGGTGGGTACTGGCTCAGATTCCCCAAGGGATCTGGGGCACCTCCCGCTCAGCTGCTTGCACAGGCTTCCCACACCAGTctgccccacccactcccccccGACTCCCGGCCATCTCAGCAGCccgctctgcccttccccactctcaACCCACACTGTTCCTCCTCCCATCCCTCCCCAAGAGCAGCGAGGCCTCCGGCAGCCTGACTCTGCAGCACCACATGCTGGAACCTGTGCAGAGAATCCCACGCTATGAGCTGCTGCTCAAGGAGTACGTCCAGAAGCTGCCAGCCCAGGCTCCAGACCTGGCCGATGCTCAGAGTGAGGACACCACCCCCGGGAATCCACGGGGCTAGGGAGGCCTGAGCCACTCCCCTTTATTGACTGAGCACCCCATCAGCTATCAACATTGATTGTTGGTACTTCCTAGACATTATCTATATCATTAGCCATTTTTTATAGCcactaaggcccagagagatcaagcaacttgcccaaggtcacacagccagaaaggagcagagttgggatttgaagcTATGCCTATATTATACCAAAGCCCGTGCTCTTTCCACAGCACCCTCTGGGTCTGGCTTGGTTTGGGAAGGAATGAGTTGGTCACAGAAGCCCAGTGCCTAAGCCCTATCTTTCAGTGGCTTCCAGCCTCTCCAGTCTGGGTGAGAAATGGCAGCCATCACACAGTCATCTCGTGTGCTGGCCAGGCTTCACCTACACACTCATAGCAGACTCTCGGGCCCCTTTGTTAAGCCTTAAGGACTTTCTgcctcagcccccagccccacattTTCAGGAGATAATTCTGGCCCTGTGCCCTCCTTCAGAAGCACTGGACATGATCTTCTTGGCTGCTCAGCACTCCAACGCAGCCATCACTGAGATGGTGAGCAGCTGACCCTCAGGGGTGGGATCAGTAGGCATCCCCAGGGGCCCTGTACCTCCTCCCTGCAGCTctcagccaccccaccccccaccccaggtcgcTATCCACTCATCCCCTCGGCCTCTGCTGTCCTCCCCCTCACCTCCCGTCCCTGTCCACACAAGACAAACCTTCCAGAAGCAGGCGGGCCCTGCCGGTCCTTGGCTGAGGGTGCTCCCCCTGTCCCAGGAGCGGCTGCAGGACCTGTGGGACGTGTATCAGCGCCTGGGCCTCGAGGATGACATAGTGGACCCCTCCAACACCCTGCTCCGCGAAGGTCCCGTCCTCAAAATCTCCTTCCGCCGCAGTGACCCCATGGAGCGCTACCTTTTCTTGGTATGAGGATGCTCAGtggccctctccccctgccctggaGAGGGCGGTCCAGGGGCCACTCCCCACCAGGTCCTGCCTGCCTCGTGTCTGCCTGGCACCAcaggagaggcagggaagagcctgcttctctgtgcgTTATTGCTTTGGCACCCGGTGACTTTAGACAAGTCACAGGCTAGGTCTCAGGATTTCCAACTGAGGGGTTTCTCAGGTAGGCCCTAGGAAGCAACAGAGGCAGAACTGGAACCCAGTCTGTTAGGCTCCAAACTTTGCGGTATTAAACTGCTCTAGGAACTTTAAACATTAAACTTGCTCTAGGaacgcaaagcaggagagaatcaGGTTAGCTGATGAGAAGAACTACCCAGATTGGCACTCATgaagccgggggggggggttctcCTGGAAATCTGGCAACTGGTCCTCCCTGGAGGTTTGGAGGAGGGGGCTGTAATGTCCCATGAGCCCCTGTAGCCCTGAGCCCCCATGAGAAAGGCCTTGTAAGTCTGAGGCCCACAGGCAGGGCCACTCTTCAGTGACCATCCTCGTCAGATTGGAGGCCAGATAGACAGCCCCTTCCTCATCACACCTGCGACTCCTGGGAGTTGACCTGGAGCCTGGCGAGAGGAGAGGGAAGCGCAGGGGTGCTCCGGGTCTGCCTCCCCATCCTTCCTGCCCTGCTACCTGCTACCCACTACCCTCACCATTCCTTGTCTCCGGCAGTTCAACAACATGCTACTCTACTGTATACCCAAGGTCATCCAGGTAGGCGCCCAGTTCCAGGTGAGGACCCGCATCGACGTGGCCGGAATGAAGGTGAGAGGCATCCCGGGCTTCTTCCTGAGGCTGGGATGGAGTATGGGGAATGGCAACAGGGTCTGCCGGGTTCTCAACCCAGGAACCCAAATCTGGAGATCCTGGGCTAACATGGAGGTGGGAACGTTTTGGGGTAGGAGCTCTCCCCTGTGGGGGCGCACAGGCCTGACCCACTCTTTGGGACAGTGCCCTCCCTGGACtgacctctctctgctttccctaTCCACTGCCCCAGAGCTCTAACAACTTTAATATGTGCACGGGGCCCTGGGAGTCTTGCGAAAATGCAGGTCCTGATGCGGTTGGTCTGGGGCGGGACCTGAGACTCTGCATTGCTAACCAGCTCCCAGAGCTGCTACCGCTGCAGGCCACAGGCCACAGTTGGAGCAGTAAGGGTCTGTATGGTCAGCTCCACCGCTGGATGGTGTGTGTGCCCAGCCAGAGATGGCCACAAATGCGTGGGGACAGCAGCCCATAAATAGAGTCCACCAACTGGCTGGTCCCTgtggattgggccctgcatcacCCCATCAGACTCTCATGTATCCCTATAGTGGAGGAGTTGTTATTTTCCTTTgcctgtttcttttaaaaataacaccttTTTACTTTAAAGCATAGATAATACACATCCCCAAATCAAATATAAAAAGCGCATACAATGAGAAGTCTCCCCCCAACTCTAGCCCCTAGTTCCCTTCCAGGAGACAGACtttttgcttctttgaaggccttCTGGAGGTAGTCTTTGCAGACACcaactaataatatatttattattgcttCTTTACTTACGTTTCGCATAAATAATGAAATCGTTTTCCAGAGACACTGTTCTCCACTCTGCTTTTTTCACTGTGTGCTAAGTTCACTAAGTTCACTCCAGGCTAAGTCTGGTGGTCGTTCACGTCAGGACATTAAGAATGGCCTCACCCTTTGGTGGGTAGCTGCAGGGTGTTCCCGTCTGTGCAAAGTACTATAACCCATTCAGCTAGCCCGCTACTGAGGGACAGCTAGTCGTTCCCCGTGAATAACTACAAAGGAATAAACAGGTACATGCCTGCGTGTGAGTCTATCTGTAGTTAGTCCcatcaaaatcaatcaatcaatcaatcaatcagtcaatctgGAAATAAACTGTGGCACATCTAGACCACAGAATATTGTTCGGTGATACAGAGAAATGAGCTACCCAGccatggaaaggcaggcaggaaacTTCAgtgcattttgctaagtgaaagaagccaatttgaaAAAGGCTACACGCAGTGTGGTTCCAGCTGTCGGACactccagaaaaggcaaaactatggagaccgTAAAAAGCTCGGTGGCTCCAGGGgttagtggggagggagggacacgCAGGTTGGGGGATTTTAAGCACGGCGAAGCTGTCTCATGCTTCACTGGAGTGATATTTGGCCAACCCcccagaatgtacaacaccaagagtgaatcctaatgGGAACTGCGGATTCTGGGCGACCATGATGTGTCCATGGAGGTTCATCAGTCCCCACATATGTCCCCCTCTgatgggggatgttgataatggagaGGTTCTGagtgtgtgggggcgggggagggtatatgggaaatctctgtatcttcctctccattttgctgtgaacctaaaattgatctaaaaaaattaagtcttttttttttaaattagtttcaggggtagaatttagtgattcattagttgcatatgacatccagtgctcattccatcaagtgttctccttaatgcccatcccccagttacaccatcccccagccacttctccagcaaccctgtttgttccctatagttaagagtctcgtacagcttgtctctccctctgttttcatcttattttattttccttctcttctcctatgttcatctattttctttcttaattttcacatgagtgaaatcatataatatttgcctttttctgactgacttattttgcttagtataataccctttaGCTCCATCtccgtcattgcaaatggcaagatttcattcatttccatggctgagtaatattttaatattatatatattcaatatatatatatctcacatcttctttatccattcatctgtcgatggacatctgggctctttccatagtgtggctattatggacattgctgctataaacatctgggtgcatgtgctccctttgaatcactatgtttgtatcctttggataaatacccagtagtgcaattgctgggtcgtagggtagaaTGatctctaacttctttttttttttttttttttttttttgacagagagagagatcacaagtaggcagagaggcaggcagagagagagaggaggaagcaggctccctgctgagcagagagcccgatgcgggactcgatcccaggaccccgagatcatgacctgagccgaaggcagcggcttaacccactgagccacccaggcgcccgatctctaacttcttgaggaagctccctactattttccagagtggctgccctggtttgcattccgaccaacagtgtaagagtgttcccctaaaattcttttgaaaggaaaccgaggcccagaaaGGTTATAATTTGCTTGGCGTCACACAGCAAATCTTGGTTTGAGCAATCATACCAGGTAAAACAGAGTCCAGAGTCCCTGAACAATCACCCTACTGGACTGTCTCCTCTTTAGGCTTCAACTCAGAGACGCAAAGCTTATGCAGAATTGCAGGCATAGTGGAGTAAGTCGGGGGGGGGAGGCGCTTTCTTGACAACTCTCTGATCCCTCCTGAGCTCCAGTGTGTCCTGAAGGTTGGGGCTGGGAGAAGTGGAGGTCAAGTCCGGCTGATCTTGGTATGCTTCCATTTCTCCCATCCGGTCTCCCTGtcactgtccccccccccccgcccaggttCTGCCCCAGGAGGGAGGTGCAGGTAGGAGTTGAGCCAGGACCCTCAGTCCTCTGGAGAACCCCTGGGCCTCTGAGACCCCTCAGCAGGGAGgaccttgtcttgctcctgactgGGCTTACATGGCATTTTGGGCCCAATCAAGGGCCCAAAAGTGGGGTGCAGCTTGAGCATGATGAAGTCCAATGGGGGGAACTGAACTCTCTGTGGGGATTCTAGCCTCCTCCCCACACCTGAGCTGCCTGCAGTCTTTTATGATTGTAGCCCTTCACCCCGTGGCATCCAACTGCCCTTCCTGACTGGTCAGAATGTCCCAGCGGCGAGGGTGTGTGCAGGCTTGTAGGTCTGGGAGCCTTAGTGAGTGAGACTGAGAAAGGCAGGTTTATGGAGAGCaacagacagacagaaacagaaatggaGACAGGCAGCCCTGTCTTAGGGCTGGCAGGGACCCAGGTGTAGAAAAAGAGAGGCGGAGATTGACAGATAGAAAAGCCAAGAATAGAGAGATCAACACAGAGTCctaaagagaaaatacacagaGACAAGACCGAGATCATCAGTGCGTGCCAAGTTCCTGGCTCCTGTCAATCCCAGTGAGCACATTTCCTGCACAGAGTGTCAAATGCTCCAGCAGCTGCCCGGCACCTTCTCCTGAAGGGCCCAGGCTGGGCCAGGGCAGAGCTATCTACCTGCCCGCCATCTGCATGGGAGCCATTTCCCAAGTCTTCAGTCTGAAGGTAGGTCTGGCCTTTGACCACCATGATGGTTCCCACTGGCCTATGACCCTCTTGGCTTCCTCCTTTCTGGATAGCAAGGAAGCCTAGTTCTCAGCAGCTGATTCTCCCAAGGTCCCAGTTGGTCCTAATGTTGTGCCATCCCGCACAAGGCCAgcctgggaagaaggaagggatgcAGGCACATACACACCTGGAGTTTCCATGTACAACTGTGTAGGTTGGGCACTGCACAAGCACATCTCACGTAGGATGAGCACATCTCATCCAAGCAGACATTGTGGACTGTTTACTTAAAATTCTCATTGTCCGGCAGATGGCAGTCAAGTGTCTCGTTCCAACAAAATCTGAATATTATGCAGTTTGCCAACAGATGTCAGTAAAGTGTTTCGAAGAAGGGGTGTCTCTTTCTAATTAGCACAAAAGCACTGTATGGGTTAGCAGGGCCCTTTATGGGCTCAGACGTGGGGAGTGGTCGAGACTGGGCACAGCAGACCCTGGAAATATCCTCTAGAAGCTTTCATCCTGCCCTTCTACAGAGGGGGGTTCTGGCCCCTCTGGTTcccgtttttcttttcttttctttctttttttcttccttccttcctttctttctttttaaatactttatttatttatttgagagagagagagagagcgagagagggaacacaagcagtgatagtgcaagaggaagaagggggcttcccacctagcagggagcctgatatggggctcgatcccagggccctgggatcatgacctgagccaaaggcagaggtttactgaatgagccacccaggcacccctggttccCCCTTTTCTATTAAAAGcatcatatttctttttatctctgggCTCCAAACCatagatttctcttttctttccctcccccctttcCCTCACCAATTAGTCATGGAGTCTTGCCAGATTTCCCCATATCGTCCCCCAGAGAGAAAGCTTCTTGCTTCCCAGGTGCAGGCTGGTCTGTTCCCCCCAGATCCAGCCCTTCTCTGCCCCTTGCACACAGCCGCTAGAGTGACTTTCCTAAACACCTCTTTCCACATCACAGGAGCTTCTCTATGTATCAACCCTCAGAGCCTCCCCATTACCATGGATTCAAGTCCAAATCACATCAGGCACCTTCTAGAGGGAACAGACCAACTCTAGGGTAGAGCAGCCCTAACATGAGGAAGGACATACCCAGAGTCAGTTTCCCTGGGACACCGTGGGCCGGCCTGAGGGTGTGCAAAGGCCTGGTTGCCACAGGGCAGGGAGCCAGCAGAAAGCCTCAGGTAACAGGTAGAACAACAAGGTTCCCCACACCAGAACTCTTGTCTACGTCTTAGTTTCCCCCTTTGACTCTCCACTCTGGGAGAGGTCTACGTTTACGGGACTCTGGGATGAGGTGGAAATAGATGTTCTTCTGCCTTCCCCTGGGAGGCCCAAACCCTGATTTCAAACCCTCATACTGTCCTTTAGCTGCTGTGTGAGCTCAGGTGGGtctcttgccctctctgagcctccatctcCACATCTCCTAAATGAGGGTGGTAGCATCTCTCTCCCAAGATTACTGTGcagattttctttaactttttcttaTGGACAGTTGAGAGCCAAGAAAGTAGCTCAAATAACTTGTGTACACTCATCACCTGATTTCAGCTGTTGTCAACTCAAAGCCAGTCTTGTTTCCCCAGCGTCCCCCTCCTATTCCTCTTTCCACCGGATTGTTTAAGAACAAAGCTCAGACCCATAATCATTTCACCTATAAATACTTCAGTATGTGTCTGAACGAGataagaactctttttttttttctataaaaggtGACAACAGGACCATTATCACATCTAGCAAATTAAtactaattatttaataatactaagatcctttggttttctttgacGTGTAAATGCCTTCTTACAGCTGATGTGTTTGAATCATTTGGGATGTGTTTCTGACATCCCTTCTAATCCATTACAcatcccctccttctccttttttctcatgTTTTAATTGAAGTAATCAACTCATTCTCCGGGAGCATTTCTCACGGACTGGATTTTGCTGACTGCACCCCTGAGGTGTCACTCAACATGTCCCATGGTCCCCCGCATTTCTTGTAAACTGGCAGTTAGCCTAGAGGCCTGACCAGATTCGGGTATGCGAGACCATGACTGGCTGCCACTGCCCTCAGGAGGAGTGTCGCAGCTAAGAATTAGGGTTGGTTGGCGGGTTCAGCAGTACGTGTTAACTGAGAACATGTATGGGGAGCCCTGAGCTcagtggctggcacatagtaagcatttcTCACCGGCAGACTTCATGATGGCCATGGACTTGGGGTTCTCAGACAGGGGAACAGTGAAAGACAGGAAGTGGGGGGAGATGTCTGTCAGATCTCTGGATTGGGCAACCAATTTCTTCCTTCACTGTATGGGATGAAGAGTCTTATTCTAGACCTTAGGTCTGCTCTTGAAAAAACTCTGTCCCCAAACCCAATTTATGACCCAATTTCCATCTTTGGTGAATCCTTTGAGAAACTGTCACTCCTACCTCACACAGAGTCAACTTAGCTGCCGCTGAAATTCTAGGAGCCTTGACATCCTGTTTGCTCAGGTGCATTTACTTGGCTCCGCAGATTTTGGGAGGCCATGGAGAAGGTCCTCATACCTGTCCCTCAAATTCGAATTGTTCCTTGGGCACGATCCACCTCCATCCACCCCACAGTGCCTGGAGGGACGGGGTGTGACAAGTCTGAACGAGTCATCTCCCTCTCATTCCCGAGCAGGTTCGGGAGCTGACTGATGCGGAGTTCCCCCACTCCTTCCTGGTGTCAGGGAAGCAGCGCACTCTGGAGCTGCAAGCCCGGTAGGcatggagctgggggctgggccagGCGGGAAAACCAGGAGTGGCTGCTCTCCTCAACACCTGTGTTCACTTTCCGAGCAGGTCCCAGGAGGAAATGATTTCCTGGATACAGGTACCAGAACATTCCAGGGCCCCTGGGGTTCTGAACCCAGCCTACCCACCCaggccagggagggggagggtgtgcgcgtgtgtgcacacatgcccaGCTGCTCCCTGTGCTTCCTCAGGGGTCGCTCCGT
This genomic interval from Neovison vison isolate M4711 chromosome 1, ASM_NN_V1, whole genome shotgun sequence contains the following:
- the FGD2 gene encoding FYVE, RhoGEF and PH domain-containing protein 2 isoform X2; protein product: MEACRMEGESKEKLASVSSLVTVFENSRTPGAASRVCKLAIEHHCPGGRAPPPAEPWKEPNLGETLQGSEPRMVSRRYLSSLKNKLSSGAWRKSCQPGTDPGLGTQEPEEKRIVQELLETEKAYVARLHLLDQVFFQELLREARASKAFPEDVVRLIFSNISSIYQFHAQFFLPELQRRLDDWTATPRIGDVIQKLAPFLKMYSEYVKNFERAAELLASWTDKSAPFQEVITRIQSSEASGSLTLQHHMLEPVQRIPRYELLLKEYVQKLPAQAPDLADAQKALDMIFLAAQHSNAAITEMERLQDLWDVYQRLGLEDDIVDPSNTLLREGPVLKISFRRSDPMERYLFLFNNMLLYCIPKVIQVGAQFQVRTRIDVAGMKVRELTDAEFPHSFLVSGKQRTLELQARSQEEMISWIQACQAAIDQIEKRNETFKAAVQGPEGDTQEQELQSEELGLRAPQWVRDKMVTMCMRCREPFNALTRRRHHCRACGYVVCAKCSDYRAELKYDGNRPNRVCFHCYTFLTGNVLREDKEDKKRGILEKGSTTGSEQSIMCGFLQLVGDKWGKSGPRGWCVIPRDDPLVLYVYAAPQDMRAHTSVPLLGYQVTAGTQADPRVFQLQQSGQFYTFKAETEELRDRWMKAMERAASGWSPRGPNDGDLSD
- the FGD2 gene encoding FYVE, RhoGEF and PH domain-containing protein 2 isoform X1 — encoded protein: MEACRMEGESKEKLASVSSLVTVFENSRTPGAASRVCKLAIEHHCPGGRAPPPAEPWKEPNLGETLQGSEPRMVSRRYLSSLKNKLSSGAWRKSCQPGTDPGLGTQEPEEKRIVQELLETEKAYVARLHLLDQVFFQELLREARASKAFPEDVVRLIFSNISSIYQFHAQFFLPELQRRLDDWTATPRIGDVIQKLAPFLKMYSEYVKNFERAAELLASWTDKSAPFQEVITRIQSSEASGSLTLQHHMLEPVQRIPRYELLLKEYVQKLPAQAPDLADAQKALDMIFLAAQHSNAAITEMERLQDLWDVYQRLGLEDDIVDPSNTLLREGPVLKISFRRSDPMERYLFLFNNMLLYCIPKVIQVGAQFQVRTRIDVAGMKVRELTDAEFPHSFLVSGKQRTLELQARSQEEMISWIQACQAAIDQIEKRNETFKAAVQGPEGDTQEQEQLQSEELGLRAPQWVRDKMVTMCMRCREPFNALTRRRHHCRACGYVVCAKCSDYRAELKYDGNRPNRVCFHCYTFLTGNVLREDKEDKKRGILEKGSTTGSEQSIMCGFLQLVGDKWGKSGPRGWCVIPRDDPLVLYVYAAPQDMRAHTSVPLLGYQVTAGTQADPRVFQLQQSGQFYTFKAETEELRDRWMKAMERAASGWSPRGPNDGDLSD